Genomic window (Patescibacteria group bacterium):
AATCGTGAAGATTTGATAAAAGAGCTGAGGTTTCAAAAGGTTATTGAGGAGTTAGCTAGTTCTGATGTCTCAGTTTCCCAGGATGAGGTAGATCAATATTGGCAGGAGAACCAGTCGTTATTTGGTGAGGATGCAGAAAAAGTAGAGGTAGAGCCTCAGATTAGAGAAATGATCAAAAATCAGAAGGCAAACGAGCAAATTCAACAGTGGCTTTCTGGTTTGCGGAATGAAGCAAATATTAAGTACTTCTTAGACTTCTAACCATATATTTTTTTAGCTACAGTTTTTGCGCATTTTTAATTTTGTACTTCCCTACTCTGGTTCTTTTTATATGTAAGCTTAATGCGCCTGTACTTGTTAACTTTCCTAGGTTGTTTGCGATTCCTCGAATATAAGTTCCACTAGAGCATGTTATTTTGAACTGCATTACGGGAAATTCTTCTACCCTACTTTTTCTGAAATAATTTTTCCATCTTTTGATAATCTCTTTTTGTCGAAACTTGCCTTCTACTTTTGAAATGCAACTAATAGCAAGATTTCTTAGTTTCTCTGCTTCTAATTTATAGCTTTTTAAAAAGTGGCTTTCGAAAATGATAATCTCTTTTTCTGGAATTTTTATTTCGTTTATCTTGCCCTCTTTTGCCCACTGGAATAACGGTTTTCCATCTATGCGGTAGGAGGAAAACGGGGGGTACTTTTGTTTTCTTTTTCCAACTAGATTTTTAATGTAGTCTTTGACTAATTCTTTATTTATTGAAACTTGAGCATTTTCGGAAGTTCTGGGTTCATTTTTCACCATGCCTAGAAGATCGTACGTATCTGTTTCTAGTCCAAACAATACTTTAAATTTATACTCTTTATCTAGGCTTTGGTATTCTTCGCGTTTTTTATTTTCCTTATCTATTAAGAGGATTAAAACCCCTTCCGCCATGGGGTCCAGCCGCCCGGCATAACTAATTGTGCTTTCGGCGTATTCTGTCCGTTCTTCTTTTAACTTTTTCACTATCTGATACGGAGTTGTCCCCATTGGCTTGTAGATGTTCAGAGCTTTATACATATTTGTATTTTAACATTTAGTTGTACCTTGGGGCGATATTGAAAGTTATAGTTGTTTTGTTGTGCTATAATATATTTAGGCTGGTAATCGAATAACTACTTCACAGTAAAGGGGGTGCACGGTGGCTAGAGGATTAGGTTTTTTGGAACGTGATGCGGAGATAACACTAGCCTTTTCAGGGAGATATGTTGGTATCTTGGAGGGGAGTATTGGCCCCACAATGGAGAACGACGGGTTTCTCGACATTGAGTTGAAAGAGTGTGCCTGTGCTGATTTTTTTAAGTTTCTATCAGTATTGGCAGGCCCGGTTGGTTCTTTGTTTTCGAGAGAACTCGCAAGGAATATGCGGATGGAGCAGGGTCGTGTGATGAAAGCTCTGTTGTCCTGTATCGAAGAGGTGGGGGCACCTCAAGGTACTTTGTCACTACTGTGTTTGCGCTCATATAGGCAAGCAATAGCTAGTACCCCTATGAAGGTAGAATTAGTGGGTACTTATAATGGTGCACCTGAACGATCCCTGAGCGATTTTCTGGAATTTATTACTCAGGATATTGCTAGTGGGATCTTGGACCGATTTTCCTTACGGTTGGCTCAGGAACTGGGGATTGAAGGCTCAGAGGTACGCAGGGCTTTTAATGCTTTGTGTTGGGAATACGGTATAAAAAACCAACCGAAGTCAAGTTGTTAGTAAAAGAATAATGAACCGTTGGCTTGTGGTTTCAAGTTACTACCACCCGTAAGCCAGCGGTTTTTTTTTTATCTTGTTTTATAGTATTTTTCCAACCCTGGGTTGGAATAGCAACTTAGTTGGGTTACAGTTGTTGTGTCAGCGTGTTGGTATTTTAGTACATCAGAGGCTTTTCTGAGGTTGTTCTATGCAAGTGGTTTGACTAGAACAAAGCCTTGGTTCTCATACGAAAATGAAGGCTTTAATTTTGTTGAGAATTTAAAAAAGATCTACCTATTAGGACAACGATATTTAGTCCTAAGGACTAAATATTCCTGTAAGGATAGGGCTTTCGTGGTTTAGGGGTACAAGGTGGTACAATATGGGAAGTGGAGTTTGAGAAATCTATTTTCGAATATGCTGGCGTAAAAACTGTTTATTATACTGTGGGGGAAGGGACTCCCCTACTCTTTTTTCATGGTGGTGGGGGCTGGGCATTGGTTTATAAAGATACGCTGGAAGAATTAGCGAAAGATTTTTTAGTTGTTGCACCTGATTTGCCTTGTTTTGGAGAATCAGACACTCCACCAGAGCCGTGGGATTTTTCTGACTATGCTTCTTATTTTTCTCAAATTCTTAAAAGTTTAGATCTTAGTAATGTTTTGGTGGTTGGTCATTCTTTTGGTGGTGGGGTTGCCTTACATTTGGCAAGTAAGAGCACACGTGTAAAAAAAATGGTACTTATTGACTCTTTAGGTATACCTCTAGATTGTACTTTTCGCGAACTTTTAGTTCGCGTTGTTCAAGATTTTGCTAAAAGTTACGAGAGTGTTTTGGAAAGAGAGCAAACATCAGATTTACTTAGGGCGTGGTTTAGGAAGAACGCCCCAGACATTTTTGAGAAGATGAAGACAGCTAAAAAGTGTGTGGAAAGCATGCACCCAGACTTTGGAAATTTTGAAAAACCAACTTTGGTTATATGGGGAAAAGAAGATGATGTATTACCTCTAAGCTACGGAAAAAAGCTTGCAGCAAGTATTCCAACTGCTGAGTTAAGAGTAGTTTCTGGTAAACATAAGAATTGCCTTTTTGAGCCACAAAAGTTTGCATCACATATCCGAGAGTTTTCTTCTGAAACTTGAATTATTGATCTAACTAAAATGTACTATCCTCGAATGGTTAGAATTAAAAGCAAGTTTTTCATTTATTAAAAGTAAAGTATAGGTTTGTAAGACTATTAAAAGTAGGTTTATCTACAGTTAAGTACTAGAGCATGTGAAGACTTATAATAATTGTGTTATAATATTGGACACAGGTGTAGTTATGGGGCATGCGCTCTTAATTGCCTTTTCTTGCTCGAGAAGGTAAGAAAAGGGTTTAATAAAAATCTAGCGCACTTGGAGAGAACAATTAAAAGACTAGTTGAAGAAAGTTCTGCTTTGGAAAGTTAGTTTAACTTTTTGAAGCAGAGCTTTTTGTATAGCAAGGCACTTTAATAATCTGTTCTTATTTGGAAATGATTAAGTCAGCCTTTGACAAGGCTTTGTATAGAGAAGGAGTGTATATGGAGGTAAGGTCCCCTATCCATAGGGACAGACCCCTAGATGTTTGGGGAATGGATGAGTGGAAAAATGCCCGACCTAACGGGGACTCTGACGCTACAATAGTGAAAGCTATTGTGGAACCCACACTGGGATTAGGAACTGTATTTACATTACTTTGCCATGGTTGGCAAAGAAATTACCCCGGAGGTATAAGAATGGCTAAGATGCTTGTTGAAGTGCTTGAGGACCGGATCGGTTCTCATGTGGCAGGCCTGGTGGTTGATAATGGCTTGGAAACAATTGACGATGTTTTGGAAGCCTGCAATCAAGGAGAATTGCAGGAGATCAACGGAATCGGCTCCAAGCGCGCTGCAAAGGTGGAAGCCTATGCTGCTAGGGCTAAGATTCGTTCGGTCCTCGAAGCGTTGCCTGCTGGCTATGCTTCGGCCTGGACAGTGGCGGCGCAAGAGGCTTTGAGCGAGGCAGAAGAGGTACTGGATGAGAGTCCAGAGGTTGCACTCATTGCCCTGGGAGAAGGGCTAAAAGCTCTCGAGGAAGACGAGAAAGCCTTGGGAGTTAAGCAGGAGGGTGTGGATTCTGCGGTAGAGTCCGCAGAAAGTGAGGTCGAAGAGACGGAAGCTGTAGAACGCTGCCCGCGCTGCGGGTGGGACGGCAACGGCGAGCCTGAGAGGGCTATTGAATGGAAGGTTACCCTTCCTGAAACAGAGAAAAGCATGCAGGTTTGCCGTAAATGCGCCCAGTCTATGGTCCAGCTGTCAGGCTATGTGTGTGAAGGACTTGATCTTCACCTCTGTGCCTGCGGTGAGCCAGTAGATCGGCTTGCTGAGAGCGGAATGGCTCGCAAGTTGGGACACTTGGCTGGCACTTGTCAGTTATGCAAGGCGAAGAGCCTTGCCAAAGAGGGGGCCGACGTTACCTATAAGCAAGACGTTCCCGCCAGAGTGATCTGGTTTGATGGGGACGAGAAGCCGTACGGATTCCTTTCCTGTGTCGGCATTCGTGACCAGGTTTTTGTACACGAGAATCAAGTGTGCACCGACTTGGTGGCTGGGCAGAAGGTCCATGCTGGGCGAGTCGTAGTGACCCTGCAGGGGCTTCAAGCGCAGGATGTGCGCACAGTGCGCATGTCGGGCACTGTTAAGTGGTTTGACCATAGCAAAAACTATGGTTGGATCGCTACTGATGAGGAGGACTTGTTTGTTCACGCGTCTCAGGTTAGCGGTGCCTCCCTTTGGCGCGGTGACAAGGTCGAATTCGGCCTTGCTCAAAGCGAGAAGGGTTGGTAGGCTGTCCAGGTGGTTATTCTGGAGAAGTCTGCTCAGCAAGCTGAAGAGTCATCGGAAGCTGCTGAAGAGCCTGAAGGCACTTTGGCCAGGGGCAAGCTCAAGTGGTTCGACAGCACGAAGGGTTTCGGTTTCGTTAAGCGCGACAGCGTGGTTTGCGAAGCTGGCGAACCCATTGGTGAGGTGCAGGAGGGGGAGAACGATGTGTTCTTCACCCGTCAGCACTTGGCGGATAGTGACCTTGAGTTTGAAGAGGGCACGCCTGTTTCGTTCCAGCTAGTTTGGAGCGAAGACGGAAAGCCTCAGGCCCGTGACGTTCGGGAGCTTGACGTGGAGGAGGAATCCAAAGCCGAAGAGCCCGAGCCAGAGCCCTTTAACATATGCGGGTTTGTAGCTCGTGCGTGGGAAGAAGGTCAGCTGGATTGGGATGCGCGGGCAAGGATTCTTATTGTCCAGGCAGAAGCTATTGCTCCAGACTCGAAGGAGCTTGCTGAGGCTCGAGACTTTGTGTCCAAAGAGCCTCCCCGACCGCTAAGTGCCGCTAAAGCAGCCGCAGAGGCAGTGGTGACGGAAGTCATTGCTACAGCGGCGGCTGAAGTCGTTTCTTCGGGTTACGTTGAAAGCCCAGGGGCTTTTGCTGAACCTATGCAGGTAGCGAAACGCCTGAGCCTTGCGCATGATCAGCCTGAGGAGGCTGTTCATGAGGCTCAGAAACAGGCTATTCAAATGCTCGACATTGCTTCGGAAGAGCGCAAGGTTTCTTACGAGAGACTTCGCGAGCTTTTCGAGGCTTTGGAGGAGGCCCGTAGGCAGGCCGAGGAGGAAATCCTCGCCGGTGACGCGCCTTCGGAGCAGGAGGAGCCTGTGACTGAGCAGGAGCAAGGCGAGCAATCTCTTGTTTCTGAGTACGTTGCCCCTGATTATGAGGAGCAGATGGCTTTTGGGCCGGATGACGGAGACTCGATTTCTGAAGATGAGGAACAAATCTCTG
Coding sequences:
- a CDS encoding alpha/beta hydrolase; protein product: MEFEKSIFEYAGVKTVYYTVGEGTPLLFFHGGGGWALVYKDTLEELAKDFLVVAPDLPCFGESDTPPEPWDFSDYASYFSQILKSLDLSNVLVVGHSFGGGVALHLASKSTRVKKMVLIDSLGIPLDCTFRELLVRVVQDFAKSYESVLEREQTSDLLRAWFRKNAPDIFEKMKTAKKCVESMHPDFGNFEKPTLVIWGKEDDVLPLSYGKKLAASIPTAELRVVSGKHKNCLFEPQKFASHIREFSSET
- a CDS encoding cold shock domain-containing protein gives rise to the protein MIKSAFDKALYREGVYMEVRSPIHRDRPLDVWGMDEWKNARPNGDSDATIVKAIVEPTLGLGTVFTLLCHGWQRNYPGGIRMAKMLVEVLEDRIGSHVAGLVVDNGLETIDDVLEACNQGELQEINGIGSKRAAKVEAYAARAKIRSVLEALPAGYASAWTVAAQEALSEAEEVLDESPEVALIALGEGLKALEEDEKALGVKQEGVDSAVESAESEVEETEAVERCPRCGWDGNGEPERAIEWKVTLPETEKSMQVCRKCAQSMVQLSGYVCEGLDLHLCACGEPVDRLAESGMARKLGHLAGTCQLCKAKSLAKEGADVTYKQDVPARVIWFDGDEKPYGFLSCVGIRDQVFVHENQVCTDLVAGQKVHAGRVVVTLQGLQAQDVRTVRMSGTVKWFDHSKNYGWIATDEEDLFVHASQVSGASLWRGDKVEFGLAQSEKGW
- a CDS encoding cold shock domain-containing protein — its product is MVILEKSAQQAEESSEAAEEPEGTLARGKLKWFDSTKGFGFVKRDSVVCEAGEPIGEVQEGENDVFFTRQHLADSDLEFEEGTPVSFQLVWSEDGKPQARDVRELDVEEESKAEEPEPEPFNICGFVARAWEEGQLDWDARARILIVQAEAIAPDSKELAEARDFVSKEPPRPLSAAKAAAEAVVTEVIATAAAEVVSSGYVESPGAFAEPMQVAKRLSLAHDQPEEAVHEAQKQAIQMLDIASEERKVSYERLRELFEALEEARRQAEEEILAGDAPSEQEEPVTEQEQGEQSLVSEYVAPDYEEQMAFGPDDGDSISEDEEQISEEIEDPEPSVGEQLCELLVELSKRSFRCCPELHEDYVVLAQEIDARARGRNLSSEELPDFLERARLINERLNEAEAAEMEELVSQVAQREGIPRYVAEGNGKVPIQKNQRPEMMLELA